TTTTCAACAGGTTTAAGAGAACTATCGGCATAAAAAAATCCCCCTATCCCAGCCAGGATCATTACCAAAACACCAGTTGATATCAAAATCATTTTCAAACGAGCCAAAACATTCTCTATCTCATTAGTAAATCTTCCAATGATTATGACAACATTCGAATTTTCTTTTAGCTTTGCAGTTGAAACATAAAATCTAGTGTTCCAATTGAAGTCGGTGGTTAAATTGAAGAAAAATGTTTCGCCTGCATTGGCTTTTTGTACCTTCCCCTGAATGTCTGGTATTTTTATAAGATAGCCATAAAACCTTAATAAACTAGCATCATCACTATAAATGTAAATCATTTCGTTTGGCAACGCTTTTATATTTTCAATATCTTCAACATTTTCTGTTTTTTCTAATACTCCTTTAAAATCACCCATTCTTGTCAACAAAAAATTATCAATATTATCATATAGGCTGTAGCTTAAAGCATAATAAGAGCTTAGCCCAAATACTAAAAGCAAAATGGCCATTATTAGTAAGTACCAAACGGTCAGTTTGAATTTTATGCTCTTAAAAAAACTTAAGATACCGTTAACCTATAACCAGCTCCTCTAACAGTTTCTAAAATTTTACCTTCTTTATCTCCAATTTTCTTTCTCAATCTTCTTATATATACATCTATAACATTTGAATTCCCTTCAAAGTCGATATCCCACATTTTCTCCTCAAGAATAGTTCTGGTAACTACTATTTTTGGGTTTCTCATAAAATACTCCAAGATATTGTATTCCTTCGGGGTTAATTTCAATTTTTTCTCCCCCATCCAAACCTCTCTTGTTAAGGTGTTTAAAGTTAAATCTCCTACTTTAAGAATTGGGTTGCGGGTAAAACTTTCTCTTCTTAGCAAAGATCTAACCCTTGCAAATAATTCATCGAAATCAAAAGGTTTTACCAAATAATCGTCTGCTCCGGAATCTAAACCCTTAACTCTGTCTCCCACACTATCTTTTGCAGTTAGCATCAATATTGGAGTATTGATATTTTCTTTCCTTAAATTTTGACAAACGGTTATCCCATCTTTTTTTGGTAGCATTATATCTAAAATTATCAAATCGTATGAAGAATATTTTGCATAG
The sequence above is drawn from the Petrotoga miotherma DSM 10691 genome and encodes:
- a CDS encoding response regulator transcription factor, which translates into the protein MKILVVEDEEKLANIIKRGLTEEGYCIDVVYDGEEAENYAKYSSYDLIILDIMLPKKDGITVCQNLRKENINTPILMLTAKDSVGDRVKGLDSGADDYLVKPFDFDELFARVRSLLRRESFTRNPILKVGDLTLNTLTREVWMGEKKLKLTPKEYNILEYFMRNPKIVVTRTILEEKMWDIDFEGNSNVIDVYIRRLRKKIGDKEGKILETVRGAGYRLTVS